In the genome of Polaribacter atrinae, one region contains:
- a CDS encoding shikimate dehydrogenase family protein produces MGERKNKVFGLLGKDIEYSFSRGYFTEKFEKLDLQKCKYVNFDLQKIEDFPAVIKQGGDSLGGINVTIPYKEEVMKYLNKLDKTAKAIGAVNTIKFTKRGNLKGYNSDVVGFEKSIFPLIKKHHKRALILGTGGASKAIAYALKKNDIKFKFVSRNPNGKKEISYQDLTEEVMGEYQIIINSSPVGTSPNTEKCPDIPYQFITEKHLLYDLIYNPEVTTFLAKGKVQGATIKNGYEMLQLQAEESWRIWNKA; encoded by the coding sequence ATGGGAGAAAGAAAAAATAAAGTTTTTGGATTATTAGGAAAAGATATTGAGTATTCTTTTTCTCGTGGGTATTTTACAGAAAAGTTTGAAAAATTAGATTTGCAAAAATGTAAGTACGTGAATTTTGATCTTCAAAAAATAGAAGATTTTCCGGCTGTAATAAAACAAGGAGGAGATAGTTTAGGTGGTATTAATGTTACCATTCCGTATAAGGAAGAAGTAATGAAGTATTTAAATAAATTAGATAAAACGGCAAAAGCAATTGGCGCTGTAAATACCATTAAATTTACCAAAAGAGGAAATTTAAAAGGGTATAATTCTGATGTTGTTGGTTTTGAAAAATCAATTTTTCCATTGATTAAAAAACACCATAAAAGAGCTTTGATATTAGGAACAGGTGGTGCTTCTAAAGCGATTGCTTATGCTTTAAAAAAGAATGACATTAAATTTAAATTTGTTTCTAGAAATCCGAACGGTAAAAAAGAAATTTCTTATCAAGATTTAACGGAAGAAGTGATGGGAGAATATCAAATTATTATTAATTCTTCTCCGGTTGGTACATCACCCAATACCGAAAAATGTCCTGATATTCCGTATCAATTTATTACAGAAAAGCATCTTTTGTACGATTTAATATACAATCCAGAAGTAACTACTTTTTTAGCAAAAGGGAAAGTACAAGGAGCAACGATTAAAAACGGATATGAAATGTTGCAATTGCAAGCAGAAGAGTCTTGGAGAATTTGGAATAAAGCTTAA